A window of Candidatus Obscuribacterales bacterium genomic DNA:
AGAACAGGTTAAATGTCGTCGTCCACGTCTAGATCCATCGCGGGCTTAACATCCATGATTGGCTCACCATCCATGATCGGCTCAATATTCATCGTGGGCTCAGAATCGACGCTGTTATCATCATCAATGACTTGAGAATAGTCATCATCGACGCTGTTGCCATCATCAATAACTTGGGAGTTATCATCAATGACTTGGGAATAGTCATCATCTTGGAAATCACCACCCAGGTTGTAGTTCGGGCGATTGGCAGGAAACTGTCCTCGATTACGGGCAATATCCGCCGGGAAAACATCCAGACCACCCTCCAGCTCATAGGTGCGAGCTGTGCGATCGTCTAGCACCACATCCTGCAAATCCAGGCTTTCGTCAAAGACACTAGGCTCTTGGCTCGGATCAGGTTCCACACCTGGCATATCCTCGTAAGCATTGAAGCCCGTCCCCGCTGGAATCAGGCGACCAATAATCACGTTTTCTTTCAGCCCCCGTAGCCAGTCAGACTTGCCTTCAATGGCAGCCTCTGTCAGAACCCGTGTCGTCTCTTGGAAACTCGCCGCTGAGATGAAGCTGTCGGTATTCAACGAGGCTTTAGTAATCCCCAGCAATACAGGGGTGTAGTCAGCCGGAGCCCCACCCGTAATTGCCATAGCACTATTGACCTGCTCGATCTGGTAGATTTCTACCAATTCACCGGGCAGCATGGTGGTATCACCCCCATCATCAATCCGCGCCTTCGAGGTCATCTGACGCACGATCACTTCAATGTGTTTGTCTGAAATATCAATCCCTTGAGACTGGTATACAGACTGCACTTCATTCACCAAGAACGTTTGTACTCGCTCTAGGCTGATCATGGCAGCTTCGTGGGTGCTGGTTGATTCGCGGTGGAGACGGAAGAAGACTTCTAGAATCTCATGGGGATTAGCAGGTCCATCGGTTAGCGGTTCAGCGGCCGCTACGCGCTGCCCATCCACCACCAAAACGTTTTGTCCAGGACGAATGGGATATTCCGCAATCACCCCGTCGTCTTCGATGACTTTCACTTCACCCACGTCATCATCGCTATAGATCACCTGGGCCGTGCCAGGGCGATTAGCTAGAACACAGGCTTCTTTGGGCTTTCTAGCTTCCAGCAATTCTTCAATCCGAGGTAGCCCTTGAATGATGTCTCCTGTTTTGGTGCGCTCAAACACCAGAATCACTAGATTGTCTCCCCGCTGTACCAAGTCTCCATCATCAATATGGAGCACTGCGCCAGACGAGACGCGATAGGGTCGGGCAATGCGCAATACGACTTCTGCATCGCGGGTTTCAATGACCTGTCCCGATTCTTCTAGGATGATGCCCTCAGCAATCTCTGCACCTGATA
This region includes:
- a CDS encoding DNA-directed RNA polymerase subunit beta'', coding for SGAEIAEGIILEESGQVIETRDAEVVLRIARPYRVSSGAVLHIDDGDLVQRGDNLVILVFERTKTGDIIQGLPRIEELLEARKPKEACVLANRPGTAQVIYSDDDVGEVKVIEDDGVIAEYPIRPGQNVLVVDGQRVAAAEPLTDGPANPHEILEVFFRLHRESTSTHEAAMISLERVQTFLVNEVQSVYQSQGIDISDKHIEVIVRQMTSKARIDDGGDTTMLPGELVEIYQIEQVNSAMAITGGAPADYTPVLLGITKASLNTDSFISAASFQETTRVLTEAAIEGKSDWLRGLKENVIIGRLIPAGTGFNAYEDMPGVEPDPSQEPSVFDESLDLQDVVLDDRTARTYELEGGLDVFPADIARNRGQFPANRPNYNLGGDFQDDDYSQVIDDNSQVIDDGNSVDDDYSQVIDDDNSVDSEPTMNIEPIMDGEPIMDVKPAMDLDVDDDI